In the genome of Populus trichocarpa isolate Nisqually-1 chromosome 10, P.trichocarpa_v4.1, whole genome shotgun sequence, the window ACGGTGCGACTGCACAGACTACTGTACCCGTTTCAAACTTAAACCTCCCAAAAAAACTCTAACAGTGGCCGAGGATTAGCACGCATTGGCCAAATACACACAAGCTATTTGTATTAGCTTGAGACGGCTATGGCTGCTAAAATTTTGGCACAATTTTGAGGCTTTGGCCTTGAACAGTTCGATGATTTGCTAGTTTAGCCAGCTATCCAGCGCCAGACACCTCCAGAACCTTGTCTTTGAGCTGCACTACGCTCTATCTCCTGCTCCAGTGCAGATTTCTGTCTTCGAAGTAGTTGTACTTCATTCTCTATGGACTGCAATGATTCCAGTATCTTCTGTAACTCAGCAATTTGAGCCTGGAAATTACAATTAACCAAAGTAAACCAGATTTAGGAAAAGGGAATCAAAGTCCACGCAATAAACCGGTCAGATCACCACAAGATGACATAAAAAGGTTAGcagagggggaaaaaaaagggatagCAGGAACAAGATGAGAGAGAGGGGAGCACCTCAAGTTTAAAGCATCTTGATCTCTCAGCAGCTAGTTGACCTTGAACAGAATGGAgttccttcaaaaaaaaaaaagaaacagagagaaagaaagagaaaccaGAGAGAAAATgttattaaaactatatattaccACTTAATGAAAGAATGTGTTCCCTAGTACAAGAAAATAATCATCAAGAACATACCTTGGACAGTTCTGCATGAGTACCATTAACTTCATCAACCTTTTCTGTAAGCCTAGAATTTTCTGCTCTGACTTCGGTGAGGAACAATTCCAGctcctttttctcttctttaagtGCATCAATTTCAAATGCTAAATCTAGTTCAGAAGGATTGTTTCCAACTCCATTAGAGTTCAGATTTAAGCTGGAGAAATCTAACTTTTCAGATTTGGCTAAAGCGTATGCAGCAGTAACAGAagctgcagctgctgctgctgctggtgacTGAAAAATCTTTGGACGTGATACATCACTTGGTTTAAGTCTCATAACAAAAACCTAGAAAATACAGGTCAATCAAGGAAATCAGGTTATAGTGAGAAAGATGGTGCATATAGGCACCATAACCAGCGCAAATGTTACTATAGCACATACCTCGTTATTGTATTTCCCATTATAGCCACCAAAGGCAACCAAATGCCTCTCTCCGTTGATTAATGCTGAGCAAACACTAAGTCCCtgcttttgaaattatatttagaaattttgCAAGCATAGAAGTAACTACCACGTCAATTCAACCACAACTAAGCTAGATCAACACATTAAAGTTGATTGAGCTATCTTGGACACATAATTAGCATATAAGTTTCGTCATCATTTTAGTTATAATCCACCAGAATTTTTGTGTTTCCCAACAACTATGAATTTTCTACACGACTTAAAATTACCATCAAAATCAACTGTACAAGCATGGAATCCATAAACGGATCATTCTGGAGTCTAAAACCTACAATCAGTGAATTGATGTCTGAAACTGGGGGTTTCTTCGTCTTCTTCAAATTGATGATTAGGTTATAGCCATATAATTTAAATGAGATCCAGAATGATACACCCCGTGTCTTTAAACtgattttgattgttttcagtccttttcaaattattaatcTTTGACCTATGAAATTGCTATCCATTATCCAGCTTTCCTGAAAAATGAAGATGTACTAACAATGTTTTGCTTCTGGTccaaaaaattttctaaataaaacagatggctaaaattaaaaacttgagaaAGGCACAAAGTACTGACCTCACTAGCAAGTGGATCTCTTTCCTTTACACTTGTCAATGCTGACCAAGTTAGCTTAGACATATTTAACACGAGGGTTTCTGGGCAACCTGTACATCATCACCAATTGGAGGTACCAATTTTAGAGAATAGTGGTGAGCGCATCCAATGGTAGGAATacaattaaacaaagaaacatTACAGCATACCATTTTTGTTATCTCCACCACCAACAATATACCAGTTCTCACCAATGGTTACACCAGCATGACCAGCCCTAGGAGTGACCAAATCACCTTG includes:
- the LOC7468453 gene encoding acyl-CoA-binding domain-containing protein 4 isoform X3, whose translation is MEVANWFSQLPYEQWVPIPVSGTRPSARYKHAAGVADEKLYIAGGSRTGRYLPDVQVFDFRGLVWSSLKLKSEADGGKSEENGAQEVLPATSDHSMVKWGNKLLLLGGHSKTTSDSMTVRFIDLETHACGFIETSGNAPVARGGHSVTLVGSRLIIFGGEDRNRRLLNDVYALDLETMTWDVVVARQTPPAPRFDHTAAINREHYLLIFGGCSHSIFFNDLHVLDLQTMEWSQPEVQGDLVTPRAGHAGVTIGENWYIVGGGDNKNGCPETLVLNMSKLTWSALTSVKERDPLASEGLSVCSALINGERHLVAFGGYNGKYNNEVFVMRLKPSDVSRPKIFQSPAAAAAAASVTAAYALAKSEKLDFSSLNLNSNGVGNNPSELDLAFEIDALKEEKKELELFLTEVRAENSRLTEKVDEVNGTHAELSKELHSVQGQLAAERSRCFKLEAQIAELQKILESLQSIENEVQLLRRQKSALEQEIERSAAQRQGSGGVWRWIAG
- the LOC7468453 gene encoding acyl-CoA-binding domain-containing protein 4 isoform X2, with the protein product MGTEEFKKEMEVANWFSQLPYEQWVPIPVSGTRPSARYKHAAGVADEKLYIAGGSRTGRYLPDVQVFDFRGLVWSSLKLKSEADGGKSEENGAQEVLPATSDHSMVKWGNKLLLLGGHSKTTSDSMTVRFIDLETHACGFIETSGNAPVARGGHSVTLVGSRLIIFGGEDRNRRLLNDVYALDLETMTWDVVVARQTPPAPRFDHTAAINREHYLLIFGGCSHSIFFNDLHVLDLQTMEWSQPEVQGDLVTPRAGHAGVTIGENWYIVGGGDNKNGCPETLVLNMSKLTWSALTSVKERDPLASEGLSVCSALINGERHLVAFGGYNGKYNNEVFVMRLKPSDVSRPKIFQSPAAAAAAASVTAAYALAKSEKLDFSSLNLNSNGVGNNPSELDLAFEIDALKEEKKELELFLTEVRAENSRLTEKVDEVNGTHAELSKELHSVQGQLAAERSRCFKLEAQIAELQKILESLQSIENEVQLLRRQKSALEQEIERSAAQRQGSGGVWRWIAG
- the LOC7468453 gene encoding acyl-CoA-binding domain-containing protein 4 isoform X1, whose amino-acid sequence is MNFSNLEQFSMGTEEFKKEMEVANWFSQLPYEQWVPIPVSGTRPSARYKHAAGVADEKLYIAGGSRTGRYLPDVQVFDFRGLVWSSLKLKSEADGGKSEENGAQEVLPATSDHSMVKWGNKLLLLGGHSKTTSDSMTVRFIDLETHACGFIETSGNAPVARGGHSVTLVGSRLIIFGGEDRNRRLLNDVYALDLETMTWDVVVARQTPPAPRFDHTAAINREHYLLIFGGCSHSIFFNDLHVLDLQTMEWSQPEVQGDLVTPRAGHAGVTIGENWYIVGGGDNKNGCPETLVLNMSKLTWSALTSVKERDPLASEGLSVCSALINGERHLVAFGGYNGKYNNEVFVMRLKPSDVSRPKIFQSPAAAAAAASVTAAYALAKSEKLDFSSLNLNSNGVGNNPSELDLAFEIDALKEEKKELELFLTEVRAENSRLTEKVDEVNGTHAELSKELHSVQGQLAAERSRCFKLEAQIAELQKILESLQSIENEVQLLRRQKSALEQEIERSAAQRQGSGGVWRWIAG